In Oncorhynchus masou masou isolate Uvic2021 chromosome 10, UVic_Omas_1.1, whole genome shotgun sequence, a single genomic region encodes these proteins:
- the zgc:103759 gene encoding U8 snoRNA-decapping enzyme isoform X2 has translation MGEAEVLCMQMRFDGLLGFPGGLVDPSEESLEEGLSRELWEELGFSLSVTLEDHVSSCHNPSSSSSHLITHFYARRMEEKEIREVEKAAASTATDHGHEVMGMVRVPLYTLKGGEGGLPSFLSHSFIGNSRSQLEDALVRFGLVTPEELQTALTRAEQRRKQPWGGAA, from the exons ATGGGAGAAGCGGAAGTATTGTGT ATGCAGATGCGTTTCGATGGTCTGTTGGGTTTCCCTGGCGG TCTCGTTGACCCGTCAGAAGAATCCCTAGAGGAGGGCCTGAGCAGGGAACTGTGGGAGGAGCTGGGCTTCTCACTGTCAGTCACCTTGGAGGATCATGTGTCTTCCTGCCACaacccttcctcctcttcctctcacctcATTACTCACTTCTATGCCCGGAGAATGGAAGAGAAAGAGATCAGGGAGGTCGAAAAGGCAGCTGCTAGCACAGCAACAGACCATGGCCATGAG gtGATGGGGATGGTCCGAGTTCCTCTCTACACACtaaagggaggagaaggagggctTCCCTCATTCTTGtcccactcctttattgggaaCTCTCGCTCTCAGCTGGAGGACGCTCTAGTGCGCTTCGGCCTGGTGACACCCGAGGAGCTACAGACAGCACTCACACGCGCAGAGCAGAGGAGAAAACAACCTTGGGGAGGGGCAGCCtaa
- the zgc:103759 gene encoding U8 snoRNA-decapping enzyme isoform X1 codes for MASGQLSREEALACVGCRHACHILLYADTEAQLFKKIPIRHIILMQMRFDGLLGFPGGLVDPSEESLEEGLSRELWEELGFSLSVTLEDHVSSCHNPSSSSSHLITHFYARRMEEKEIREVEKAAASTATDHGHEVMGMVRVPLYTLKGGEGGLPSFLSHSFIGNSRSQLEDALVRFGLVTPEELQTALTRAEQRRKQPWGGAA; via the exons ATGGCCAGTGGACAGCTGTCTAGAGAAGAGGCGTTGGCGTGTGTGGGGTGCAGACATGCGTGTCACATATTGCTCTATGCAGACACAGAAGCTCAGCTGTTCAAAAAAATCCCCATCAGACACATCATATTG ATGCAGATGCGTTTCGATGGTCTGTTGGGTTTCCCTGGCGG TCTCGTTGACCCGTCAGAAGAATCCCTAGAGGAGGGCCTGAGCAGGGAACTGTGGGAGGAGCTGGGCTTCTCACTGTCAGTCACCTTGGAGGATCATGTGTCTTCCTGCCACaacccttcctcctcttcctctcacctcATTACTCACTTCTATGCCCGGAGAATGGAAGAGAAAGAGATCAGGGAGGTCGAAAAGGCAGCTGCTAGCACAGCAACAGACCATGGCCATGAG gtGATGGGGATGGTCCGAGTTCCTCTCTACACACtaaagggaggagaaggagggctTCCCTCATTCTTGtcccactcctttattgggaaCTCTCGCTCTCAGCTGGAGGACGCTCTAGTGCGCTTCGGCCTGGTGACACCCGAGGAGCTACAGACAGCACTCACACGCGCAGAGCAGAGGAGAAAACAACCTTGGGGAGGGGCAGCCtaa